The Bombus vancouverensis nearcticus chromosome 2, iyBomVanc1_principal, whole genome shotgun sequence genome window below encodes:
- the LOC143304403 gene encoding glutathione S-transferase-like, whose amino-acid sequence MVLVTPYGLLPMLVADRRKVAQSTAICRYLAKQYDLAGKTDWANLHIDATVDTIHDIRHKIAAFHYEEDEKVKAAKRKAAEETLPFILERLDQQVKENDGYFYDGTLSCADLTFVALLDYLNFMYKSDLIENYENLKLLEKKVLLLPKIKNWIERRPISEF is encoded by the exons atggttttagtgactccttatggcctgcttcctatgctcgtagctgatagaaggaaggttgctcagtctacagctatttgccgttacttagccaaacaatatgacttagctggaaagactgactgggcaaatcttcatattgatgccactgttgatactattcatgatattcgtcata aaattgccgccttccactatgaggaggacgagaaggtcaaagctgcaaaacgcaaggctgctgaagagacgctgccgttcattttagaacgtttggaccagcaagtgaaggaaaatgacggctacttctacgatggtactctctcttgcgctgatttaacattcgttgctctgctcgattatttgaactttatgtacaagtctgatctgatcgagaattacgagaatctgaagctgctggagaaaaaggtcctccttctgcccaagatcaaaaactggattgagagacgcccaattagcgaattctaa